A part of Aegilops tauschii subsp. strangulata cultivar AL8/78 chromosome 2, Aet v6.0, whole genome shotgun sequence genomic DNA contains:
- the LOC109737110 gene encoding cuscuta receptor 1-like, whose protein sequence is MGGTLHSTGLRNLHNLRELHLGSNELSGSLPASLFALPRLEYLDLSDNLLHGHIPINSSWNLRELRLRSNKLSGSIPASVFALPCLEYLDLSDNLLQGYVPINLSSKCSSLLQTIRLSKNKLSGKFSFFWLRNCVKLKQIDLSRNTDLVVQVELHGWVPKFQLNTLRLSWCNLDKSMITEPNFLRTQHHLRFLDLSNNNLPGNMPDWLFTNEATLVYLNLANNSLVGSLDRVWQHQTYLKQVNISLNLVEGQLPANISLMFPNLTILDVSHNIISGTIPPSLCNSSIQLMDLSNNRFTGEVPSCLFTDFYALNVLKLSNNSLGGKILDGVSSFSGHLWAIYLDNNKFEGTLPRNLSGDIALMDLHGNKMSGELSTSLWFLPSLEALSLSCNGLTGAIHPGICTLTKLRILDLSENYFTGHIPNCSTVLPLEFLSVSGNSLSGFPSAFFFSSSITALDLSHNQFTGNLEWAQYLSQISVLLLSRNKFVGQISSNLCRLQRLSIIDISHNILSGSIPPCIGGIALEDPDDYEYGWPSIGITYSTGDYAVGMYSSHYEPQGFTFTTKGNSYTYGQNFFMWMSGIDFSSNMLSGDIPKEMGNLSHIKSLNLSNNFLTGLIPTTFGNMSEIESLDLSGNKLDGTIPWQLTRLSSLEVFSVAYNNLSGCLPATGQLGTFDVDSYRGNGNLRSCTSSSYPVARNGTGGNARGDSDPIIYVVTAVSFVLAFWATITFVFCHPFGQRVILKL, encoded by the exons ATGGGTGGGACTCTTCATAGTACAG GTCTCAGAAATCTCCATAACCTGCGTGAATTGCATTTGGGATCCAATGAATTGAGTGGTAGCCTCCCAGCATCCTTATTTGCACTTCCACGCCTTGAGTACTTGGATCTTTCAGACAACCTCTTGCATGGACATATACCTATAAATTCATCTTGGAACCTGCGAGAATTGCGTCTGAGATCCAATAAATTGAGTGGTAGCATCCCAGCATCAGTGTTTGCACTTCCATGCCTGGAGTACTTGGATCTTTCAGACAACCTCTTGCAAGGATATGTACCCATAAACTTATCTTCAAAGTGTTCCTCATTGCTTCAAACTATCAGGTTATCCAAAAACAAGCTAAGCGGTAAATTTTCTTTTTTCTGGTTAAGAAACTGTGTGAAGCTCAAACAGATAGATCTGTCCCGGAATACTGATTTGGTCGTTCAAGTGGAACTGCATGGTTGGGTACCAAAATTTCAATTGAATACACTAAGGCTCTCTTGGTGTAACCTTGATAAGAGCATGATTACTGAGCCAAATTTCCTCCGCACACAGCATCATCTACGTTTTCTCGATTTGTCCAACAATAATTTGCCGGGAAACATGCCTGACTGGTTGTTCACAAATGAAGCCACACTGGTTTACCTGAATCTTGCAAACAACTCACTAGTTGGATCGCTAGATCGGGTATGGCAACACCAAACTTACCTTAAACAAGTTAACATATCTCTGAACCTAGTTGAAGGACAGCTGCCAGCCAACATCAGTTTGATGTTTCCTAATCTTACAATTCTTGATGTTTCCCACAATATTATATCTGGAACGATACCACCATCGCTCTGCAACAGCAGCATACAACTTATGGACCTATCAAATAACAGATTTACAGGAGAAGTGCCATCCTGCTTGTTCACTGATTTTTACGCACTGAATGTATTGAAGCTCTCAAACAATAGTCTCGGGGGTAAGATACTTGATGGGGTTAGTAGCTTCTCTGGTCACCTGTGGGCAATATACCTCGACAACAACAAATTTGAAGGAACTCTCCCTAGAAATCTGTCTGGTGATATAGCCCTCATGGATTTACATGGTAACAAGATGTCAGGAGAACTGAGCACTTCATTATGGTTTCTTCCTTCACTGGAAGCTTTGAGCCTTTCTTGTAATGGTTTAACTGGTGCCATTCATCCAGGAATTTGCACATTAACAAAACTTCGGATATTAGATCTGTCAGAAAACTACTTTACGGGGCATATTCCAAACTGCAGCACTGTATTACCTCTCGAGTTTCTGAGTGTATCTGGGAATTCACTGTCAGGCTTCCCGAGTGCGTTTTTCTTCAGCTCGTCCATTACAGCTCTGGATCTCAGCCATAATCAGTTCACAGGCAACCTTGAGTGGGCACAATATCTTTCTCAAATCAGTGTACTTTTGTTAAGCAGGAACAAGTTTGTGGGACAGATCTCTTCAAATCTGTGTCGTCTCCAACGCTTGAGTATAATTGACATCTCCCACAACATACTTTCGGGTTCCATACCACCATGTATTGGTGGCATTGCACTTGAAGACCCTGATGATTACGAGTACGGTTGGCCCTCAATTGGGATAACTTACTCTACAGGAGATTATGCCGTGGGCATGTACAGCAGTCATTATGAACCCCAAGGCTTCACCTTCACGACTAAAGGGAACTCATACACATATGGACAAAACTTCTTCATGTGGATGTCTGGCATTGACTTCTCTTCGAACATGCTATCAGGTGATATTCCGAAGGAGATGgggaatttgagccatataaagTCTCTCAATTTGTCAAACAATTTCTTGACCGGACTGATTCCTACAACCTTCGGTAACATGAGTGAAATCGAAAGCTTAGACCTTTCAGGAAACAAGCTGGATGGAACCATACCATGGCAGTTAACTCGGTTATCATCATTGGAAGTGTTCTCTGTGGCGTACAACAACTTATCTGGATGTCTACCAGCCACTGGTCAGCTCGGCACATTTGATGTGGAC
- the LOC109737096 gene encoding UDP-glucosyltransferase UGT13248: protein MDTADATVQGTGAGGRVLLLPFPGMQGHANPMLQLGRRLAHHGLRPTLVLTRHVLSTTPAPTQCPFPVAAISDGFDAGGIASCADTAEYLRRMEAAGSDTLASLLLADDVRVLVYDSHLPWARRVAREAGVAAAAFFTQMCAVDVVYGEVSAGRAALPLADGRALRGRLSVELGPDDVPPFVAAPAWYPAFTESALSQFDGLDQADHVLVNSFRDLEPLEADYMESKWGAKTVGPTLPSFYLDDDRLPLNKTYGFNLVSNMAPCMTMAWLDKQAPCSVLLASYGTVANLETTQLEELGHGLCNSGQPFLWVLRSNEADKLPQELHEKCNNKGLIVPFCPQLEVLAHRATGCFLTHCGWNSTTEAIVTGVPMIAIPQWADQPTAAKYVESAWGIGLRARRDQKGLVRREEMERCIKEVMSGEEYKRNSSKWMQKAKEAMQEGGSSDNNIADFAAKYSLRPII from the exons ATGGACACCGCAGACGCCACCGTCCAAGGCACCGGCGCCGGCGGCcgtgtcctgctcctgccgttcCCGGGCATGCAGGGCCACGCCAACCCCATGctccagctcggccgccgcctcGCCCACCACGGCCTCCGCCCCACCCTCGTCCTCACCCGCCACGTCCTCTCcaccacccccgcccccacccaaTGCCCCTTCCCCGTGGCCGCCATCTCCGACGGCTTCGACGCGGGCGGCATCGCCTCGTGCGCCGACACCGCAGAGTACCTGCGCCGCATGGAGGCCGCCGGCTCCGACACGCTCGCGTCGCTCCTCCTCGCCGACGACGTCCGGGTGCTCGTGTACGACTCGCACCTGCCGTGGGCGCGGCGGGTGGCGCGGGAGGCCGGCGTGGCCGCGGCCGCGTTCTTCACGCAGATGTGCGCGGTGGACGTGGTGTACGGCGAGGTCTCCGCGGGGCGGGCCGCGCTGCCGCTCGCGGACGGGCGCGCGCTCCGGGGGAGGCTCTCCGTGGAGCTCGGGCCGGACGACgtgccgccgttcgtcgccgcgCCGGCGTGGTACCCTGCGTTCACCGAGTCGGCGCTGTCGCAGTTCGACGGGCTGGACCAGGCCGACCACGTGCTCGTCAACTCCTTCCGCGACCTCGAGCCATTG GAGGCAGATTACATGGAATCGAAATGGGGCGCAAAGACCGTCGGCCCGACATTGCCATCGTTCTACCTAGACGATGATCGTCTGCCATTGAACAAGACCTACGGCTTCAACCTCGTCTCAAACATGGCTCCATGCATGACAATGGCATGGCTCGACAAGCAGGCTCCTTGCTCTGTGCTTCTTGCATCCTACGGTACAGTCGCCAACCTCGAGACGACCCAACTAGAGGAGCTAGGCCATGGATTGTGCAATTCTGGACAGCCTTTCCTTTGGGTGCTGAGGTCCAACGAGGCAGATAAGTTGCCCCAGGAACTCCATGAAAAATGCAACAACAAAGGCCTAATTGTTCCATTTTGCCCTCAGCTGGAGGTATTGGCTCATAGAGCAACAG GTTGCTTCTTGACACATTGTGGATGGAACTCCACAACGGAAGCAATTGTCACTGGTGTGCCCATGATTGCAATACCGCAATGGGCGGACCAACCGACCGCTGCAAAGTATGTGGAGAGCGCGTGGGGAATCGGCCTGCGTGCGCGTCGAGACCAGAAAGGGTTGGTGAGAAGGGAAGAGATGGAGAGGTGCATCAAGGAGGTGATGAGTGGAGAAGAGTATAAGAGAAATTCTTCTAAGTGGATGCAGAAGGCCAAAGAGGCTATGCAGGAAGGAGGGAGCTCTGACAATAACATTGCAGATTTTGCagccaagtactccctccgtcccataatataa